A segment of the Streptomyces sp. L2 genome:
GGCGTGGCTCATGATCTCGACCATGTCACACAGACGCTGCTGCACCTCTTCGCGCCCGTGCCCGGCGGCCAGCCGGGCGGCGAGCGGCTCGATCGTCCACCGCAGCTCGCTCAGCTCGCGGCGCTGGTCGTCGCGCTGGGGGCCGAAGGCCCGCCACTCGATGATGTCCGGGTCGAGGAGGTTCCAGTCGCTGACGGGCCGCACGCGCGTGCCGACGTTCGGCCGGGCGCTCACGAGTCCCTTGGCCTCCAGCACACGGAGGGACTCGCGGACGACGGTGCGGGACACCTCGAAGCGCTGGCCGATCTCCTCAGGGACCAGCGGGCGGTCCGCCCCAAGGTCGCCGGAGACGATCATCTGACCCAGCTGCTGGACGAGTTGACCGTGCAGGCCGCGGCCGCGGTTGCCCGCGGTACGCCGGCCCACCCGGCCGAGTTCGGGTTCCCCTCCGTCCCAGACGGGCGCTCCGACGCGATCGGGCAGCGGCGCCTCCGCGTAGGGGTAGCGGTCGAGTTCGCCCGGGCCGGACAGACCGGAGTCGGCGGAGCGGGCGGCGGTCATCATGGTGTGCGCAAGGGTACTCACGCATCCTTTGTCGGCGTCGTCTCCAACTCCCTTGAGGGCTTTGGTGAAAAGCACACGAAAGGGTGATCGCTCACCCCATCGCAATTGACGCCTTATCGGAAAGAAATGGCCGCTCTTCGGGAAGTTGTGCGCACGCGAGGACCGGAAGCGTCCGGGAGCCTCTCATCGCGCCCGCGCGCGGAGCGTCGTGAACAGGTACGCGCACAACAGGGCAGTCAGGGACAACGTCAGGGCGCCCCCCACGGGTTGGGCGATGATCCGGACCAGTCCGGCCAGGTAACGCTCACCCCCGAAGGGCCACTGCGACAGCAGGACCTCGCGGGTCCGCAGCGAGAATCCGGCCGCGTCCCGCACCGCTGATCCCTTCAGCACCGTGTGCACCAGGGGTACGACGACGACGGGTACGGCGAGTACGGCGGCCAGGCCGGCCATGGTGGACCGGAAGACACCCGCCGCCAGCACACCGGCCCAGGCACAGCCGAGTACCAGCCCGAACCAAGCGGCGGTCAGCGAGAGCCAGTCCGTGGGAACCTGCGTCGTCTCCCGTCCGTATACGAGGTAGAGCACTTCGGCGTCGCAGCCCACGGTGAGGAAGGCGAGCAACAGGGCGGTGGCTCCGCAAACGGCGAGCTTCGCGGTGAGCAGGCCCAGTCTTCGGGGCACCGTGCCGCGATCCGCCGCCAGGGCGGGGTGGCGGAACTCGTCTCCGAAGGCCAGTGCGCCCAGCAGCCCGGCCACGAGTGCCGTGGGCGGCAACGGCAGTTCCCGCGGCCAGGCCGCGAACAGCCGCGCCTGCGGGGTGTGCCCGAGACGTGCCAGGAGTACGGCGGTGAGCGCGGACACCGCCAGGGCGGCGCCGCAGGCCAGGAATCCGGTGCCGATCCCCCCGGCGCGCCGGAGTTCGTAGCGCAGCGGGCGGAGCGGGCTGGGGGCGGGACGCACGGAGATGGGGGGTGGAAGGGCGGACAGGGGGTCGACGCGCGATGCGGGTCCGGCCGGCCGGGGTGACCGGGGCGACTCGGGCCGGGGGGCGCTGGGTCCGGGGGCGCTGGCGGGTTCCGGGGTGCCGACGGGGTGCGGGGTACCGGCGGGCCCCCGAGCGCCGGCGGGGTGCAGATTCGGGGCCGGGTGCGGGTCCGCCTGCGGGCTCGGCTCCCGGTGCGGGTTCGGGTGCGTGTGCGCGTCCGAGGAGCGGAGCGGGGAGGTGGGGAGCTCGACGGAGGCCGGGCTCGGCGGGGCTGGGGTGAGGGCGGCACGGTGCCCTGTTCCAGATCCGTGAAGGGGCCCCGTTTGTGAGCCGGGACGTTTTTCCACCTCGGTGCCGGGGTTGTGTCCGGCCTGAATGCTGGGGCGGTGCCCTGCCTCGGTGCCGGGGTGGCGGCCGGGTCGGGGGCCGAACGCGGACTCGTCGCTCGCGGAGGGCGCCTTCGCGGCGCGGGAGGCGTCGCGGAGTTTTGCCGTCTTCTCGGCGTCGGGCTCGTCGGCGCACAGTGCGAGCACGACGGCGAGGGTGTCGTCCTCGGGTTCCGGCCGGGTGTTCTGGGAAGGCCGGGGGCCGGGCTGCGGTTCGCTCTGACCGGCTGATTCGCTCTGGTCGGGCGATTCACCGGCGGTGGCTGTGGATGTCCGGGAGGACTCACCTGGCGCGTCCTGGCCGGCTTCGGGATGCCGGTCCTGGGCCTTGACGGCCGAGATGGCAGATCTGGTTCCCTCGGCGGCCGCCGGACCGGGCACGACGGGCGCGGACCGCTTCATCGGCCGGGTCTGCGGCTCGGCAGCCGGTGCGGGCGTTGCGGCGGCGGGCCGCTCCTCCTGCCGCTCGTGCCCTTCCGGCCGCTCATCGCCATCCCCCCGCCGCTGCCCCGCCGAGGGACCCGGGACTGCCCGCGCGGACCGCGCCGCCGCGGATTCCTTCTTCCGCTGGGGGCGCTCCCCCGCAGCCCGAGTCGTCTCGCCGGCCGGCACGTGCGCCGCGGCACGGGCGATACGGCTGGGCTCTGCGCCGCCCTCCGCTTCCGTTCCCGAGGCCGGGCCCATATCGCCGACTTCGTCAGCGAGTTGGTGGACGAGGATGCCATTACGGAACGCGATCTCGCCGACGTCGGCGGTCGTACTGCCGTACACGGAGAGGCGGTTGCCACCCTCTCGCACCACTTCGACGGAGCGGCGGCCGGCACGAGCCTCCTTGGCCAGCAGGGCTGCCAGACGGGCCGCGTGAGGACTGCGCACCGCCACACGGGGGCGGAGTCTGGTACGGGCGAACTCCTTGCCTTCCTGGTCGGCGAGCAGCCTGCCACCGTCGAGTGTGACGACCCGGTCGGCGGTGCGCGCGGCCTCTTTGGGGTCGGCCGTCGTGAACAGCACCGTGCCGCCCTGCTGGGCGTGGGCACGCAGCATCCCGTGCAGCCAGCGCTGCTCGCGGGGAGAGAGTCCCTCTGTGGGTTCGTCCAGGACCAGGGTGTGCGGGTCGGGCAGCAGGGTGCAGGCGAGACCGAGTCGGCGGTCCATGCCACGCGACAAGGTGCCGACGCGCTCCTCCCGGAAGCTGGCGAGACCGACCACTTCGAGGACCTCGTCGGCGCGGCGGACGGGAACGCCCGCCGCGGCACAGAGCATCCGCAGATGGCCGCGGACCGAGCGGGCCGGATGCCCGGGTACATCGCCGAGCAGGACGCCCACCTCGCGCGACGGATGGGCGATCCGGTGCAACGGCCGCCCTCTGAAGTAGGCGGTGCCCCGGCCCTGTTGGAGTTCGAGCATCAGTCTGAGCGTCGTCGTCTTACCCGCGCCCACCGGCCCGAGCAGCGCGGTGACATGGCCGGCGCGCGCCTCGAAGGAGACGTCGTCGACGGCGGGCGGGTGCGCCTTGCGGGGATTGCTGGTCAGTCCGAAGGCCTCGATCACCTGCAGCAAGATAGCGTGCGGTGTCCGTTTTTTCCCTGTATAAGGCGTCTTGTCCGCGAGTGGCGCGCCTACCGACGCCGCGAATGTCCGCCATTCGACGGACCACGCCGCAGCCGGCCCGGCGCCCTACGGGTCACACCTCGGGTCGGAGCATCGGCGGGTTGAGCAACGTGGCTCCACCCGCCCGGAAGAGCTGAGCCGGACGACCACCTTGCCGCGTGGTCGTACCGCCGGTGGGGACGAGGAATCCGGGCGTGCCGGTGACCTTGCGATGGAAGTTCCGGGGGTCGAGCGCTACGCCCCACACCGCCTCGTAAACCCGCCGCAGTTCCCCCACGGTGAACTCGGGCGCGCAGAAGGCGGTGGCCAGCGACGAGTACTCGATCTTCGAGCGGGCCCGCTCGACCCCGTCCGCGAGGATCTGTGCGTGGTCGAAGGCGAGCGGCGCCACCGGCTCGCTGTCGCGGCCGTAACCGCCCTGCTGGAGCAGTTCTTCGACCGGTGCCCAGCGTGCGTTGCTCGCGTCACCGCCGGCCCTGGGAGCGGGCAGGTCGGGGGCGAGCGCGAGGTGCGCGACGCTGACGACGCGCATCCGCGGGTCCCGCTTCGGGTCCCCGTAGGTGGCGAGCTGTTCCAGGTGTGCACCGTTGTCCTGGACGGGCGTCGCGGTGTCGTGGGCGCGCAGCCCCGTCTCCTCGGCCAGCTCACGCGCCGCCGCCTGGGACAGATCCTCGTCGGGCCGCACGAAACCCCCGGGCAGTGCCCAGCGACCCTGGAACGGGGACTCACCCCTGCGTACTGCCAGCGCGCAGAGCGCATGGCGGCGCACGGTCAGCACGACCAGGTCCACGGTGACGGCAAACGGCGGGAAGGCTGACGGGTCGTAGGGCATGCCGCGATCATAGTCGTCTGCCTGACGATAAACACTCCCTTCGTCAGCCGCAACGACGGCTGATCCGCTTCGTTCGGTTATGAGCGCACAGCCCGCTCCCGCTCTTGACGGCTCTCGTGTCGTGCGAGGTCAGGCTCCCAATTGCAGTCCCTCCGCCGCCTCCTCGACGAGGGCGACTCCGAGCCGGGAGACGCGTACGGAGAAGGGCGCGCCCGCGACGCGCAGGCCGGTCAACCCGGTCTCGCCGAGAGGAGCACTCCGCATGGGCCGCAGGGTGACCGTGCGGGCGGGCGCGTCGGGCCGGATGCCGAGGAGCGCTGTGAGGAGCAGGACCGCTGAGGCCGCCGCCGTGGCGGCCGGCCGGCAGGCCGCGGGGTGCGGGAGTGGGGCGCTTCCGGTGGTGCGCTGCTCACCGGCGAACATCTCCGGCAGGCGGTGGCCGAAGTGTTCCGCCGCCTCCAGCAGGCCCCGCAGCAGGGTGCTCGCCTCCCGCTCATAGCCCGCGGCGGCCAGTCCGGCGACGGCGACGGCCGTCTCCTGGACCCGTACGGCTCCGGCTCGGTGCCCGAACGGATTGTGTCCGGGCTCTCTCGCGCCCAGGCCGCGCAGGCCCCAGCCCGTGTCCATGGCCGGTTCCCCGAGCAGCCGGGCGAGGCGTTCGGTTCGCACGGTGTCGAGCAGGCCGGGGGCGAACCGGCCGCCGCCGAGCAGGCCGGTGTCGAGGAGATGGGCGGCTGCGCAGCTCAGGTGGGGCAGGGGGCGGCCGTCGGGCGTGAGGGCGGCGGCCGGGCGTCCTCCGGACCGGTCCTCGATCCAGAAGTCCTCCCGGAAGGCAGTCCGGAGCGCCTGGGCCCACCGTCGTAGTTCCGCGGCGCCCGGTCTGTCGTAGGCCTCGAGGAGATCGGCTCCGAGGAGCGCCGCGCGGTGCGCGTGGGCCTGGGTCTCGCAGCGGACGGGGTCGGTGGTTCGAGCGCCGGCGAGGTACGAGCCGTCGCCCGCCGTGGTGCGTAGCCAGGTCAGGCAGCGCTCGGCGGCGGGCAGCAGTTCCTGCGTCTCGGGTTCCGGGAGGCCCCAGCGGCGGGCCTCCGCGAGCAGGACGGGGAAGAGGAGCGTGGCCTCGGTGCCCGTGCAACCGGGCGGGAGGTGCGGGCCGGCATCACGTCGTGGGCCCGGAATCATGCCTGCCCGCGGCCCCGTGCCGAGGTGCTGAGTGCGTGCCAGCGCGCGCAGAGTGCCCTCCGCGAGGCGGGTGCCGAGGGGCAGCACCATCCGGGCCGCGGCCAGGGCGTCGGCGGGGGCCATCCCGCAACGCCAGGGCACGCCTGCGGCGAGATGGATGTCCGAAGGGTGCGCAGGGTCGCGGAGCAGCAGGGCCTGGAGGTCCTTGACGGACGCCCGCAGCAGGGTGGCCGGGCGTGGATCGTCTCCCGCGGCGCGCGCCGGCGCGAAAGTAGCGGCCGCGGTGTGGCTCACGGGCCGGAGCGGGCCCGCTCCGTCCGGGCGTACCCGCAGTCGCACGGTCGCCGTGCCGCCTGGAGGCAGGTCGAGCTCCCAGCGCAGTAGTCCGGCGGACGCCACAGCGTCGGCGGGAGGCGGGTCGGCGGTGACACAGGCACCTACGCCGGAGGAGGCCCAGCGCAGTCCCGAGTCGTGGACCGCGGCAGGGAGTTCGGGGCCCGCCCTGCCGGACGCGATGGCGCCGAGCTCCGCCAGGTCTGTACCGAGGGTGATGTCGAGCGGCATGCGCAAGGGCCGTGAGGCGGCGCTGCGGAGCGTGACGACTTCGGTTCCGTCGGCGTGGCGGGTGCGCTCGACGACGACGTCCGGGTCGGGACTCGCCGCCGAAGAGACGCGCAGCGTTCCCACGAAACAGGCTCGGTCGGCACCGATCGGCCGCGCTTGAAGAGGCAGGGGTTCCCGCCCGCCCACGCGCACCCGGCACCGCGAGAGCAGGCGTCGGCCTCCTCGGTAGAACCCTTCCAGTCCCTGGCCGGTGAGCTGACCATGTTCGCCGGAGATGGCGAGCCCCGGAAGGGAGACACAGATAAGGGCCTGGTGGGTGGGCGCCAGGTCCGGGACGCTACGGGGACTCGCGGGCGACACCCCCGCCACGGTCACCGGCGGAGGCGGGGCGGAGGGCCGGCGTGCGTGGGTCTGGGCCGGTTGTGGAGCCGGGGCGGTTGTGGGCGGTGGCGGCTTTGGCGTCCCCGCGGGCGTCGGTGTCGAGGTGCCCGCCTCCCGGGTCGGGCGGGGCTGCGGGCTGCAAGGCGCGCCTGGGCCTTCGCCGCCTGGTGGGCGGGGTGCGGCGCCTCCGGGCGGGTGAGCCACACGGTGGCCCGGAAGCGGACGCGGGCCGGTGGGGGGCGGCACCGTCGGCTGCTGGTGCATGGTCTGGCTTCTCCTGCACTCGGTGCGCCTCGGACGTGCTGAGCGCCGGGGGCGCCCGTCGGGACACGGGTCGTCGTAGGGCGGCCGCACCCGTCCAGGTGTTCCGCCGCTCAGGTGAACGGAGGGACGCCTGCGGGGGTCACGCCTCCCAGCGGTGAAGCCGACCGGAGGACGACGAGTCGGAGTGAGGGCGCTGTGCCGTTCGGCGCAGGACGGGCCGGCGCCATGGGCCCGGGCGCGGATCGTCCCGCCCCGGAGAGGGCCGGCGCCGCCCGTCGTGCTGCTCATTCGTCGCCCTCTCGGTCCGGGCTGTCGTCGGCACAGGGCACGTTTCCGGCGGCCGTGCTTCGAGGGTCCGCGCTGGTGCGGCCGTCGACAGTACGCGTGCGCGTGCCGTCCGGCCCAGTGGTGCCGGCACGTGAGCGTCCGGCCACCGAGGGCCTGGGACGCGTACCGGTCGGCCGCCGACGCCGCCCGGCTTCCGCCCGAGCCGGTCGCGGGGCACTGTCGGCGTGGTCCGAAGAGCGCACCCGGCGGCGGCGCCGTGGGCCCGGGACCGGTCCGGGCTCGTCATGGTCGTCGTCTCCCGGAACCAGCACTGCGGGGCCCCAAGGCCGTCCTGGAACGGCGGCGCCGTCGGCGGACTTCCCGTTCCGGGGAGCTCCGGGCCTGTTGAGGCTCTCGACGGGAAGGCCCCGGTCCGCAGCGTCGGGCGTGTCCGCCGGCACCGCCACGCCCCGGGAGCCCGCCTCTTCGGAGCGCTGGGCCTGTGCGAGGGGGGCCGCGGCGGCCGCGCGCTGGGTGCGCAGGCAGCGGCGGATGGATTCCGGGTCCAGCCCCTCGTTGCAGGCCTGGTGCAGCAGTCGGGCGAAGAGGTAGTCCGGGTCCGCGCCCAGCGCCATCGCCAGTGCCTCCCGTGCCTCCAGTTCGTCGCCGGTCGACCAGGCGACCCAGCCGGCCAGGGTCAGTGGCGCCGCCGCGTGCTCGCCGTAGGGCCCGACGCACCGGCGGGCGAGGGCGCGCCAGAGCCGCAAGGCCGGACCCGCCTCGTCCCCCTCCATCCATGCGGCGGCCTGGTCGCGGGTCGTGCGGTCCTGGAGGCCGAGGATGAGGACGGCCGCTTCCTCGTGCGTCAGCAGTTCGTCGTCGCGCAGGTCCGCCGGATGAGTGCCGGAGACCGGTGGTGCTCCGGCGAGGCGGCGGATGATTCGCTCCGCGAGATCAAGGGTCTCGTCGGCCACAGCGGCGCGGGAGGTGTCGTCCAGAATCCGGGGCACGATCCCCGTGCCGGCCGTGTCCAGGGCGATCTCCTGCCTCCCGGCCGCGGCGGCGCTCTCCCAAGGTGACAGCCTGGCCCGCAACTCCCGGAGGGTGCCGCGCACTTGGATGCCTGCGTAGGTGGCGGCCGCCGCGAGGACGGAGGTGCCCGGCAGGCCCATCGGCGATCCTTCGCCGGGGCAGCACCCCCCGACCGCGCAGCAGTACGACCAGAAGCGCCCGTCCGAGAGGCACAGAGCCTCGATGACCGGCACGTCGAGGTCGCCGCACTCGGTGCGCAGCAGTTGGGCGAGCGGGCGGAGCCGCCGCATGACGTCACGGCCCGTCTCACCCGGACCCGGCTCCTGGCAGACATAGGCGACCATCTGCTCGGGCCGGGTCCCGCGTCGCTCGGCGCCCGTCACCAGACCACGGGCCAGCTGTCGTGCGGCCGCTTCCCAGTCGTCCGGACTGGCCGGAATCCCGAGCCGGGCCCGGCCGCCGAACCGGCCCTTGCGGTCCCGGTCGTGCAGGGCGACCAGGACGATGCTGTCCTCGGGGCGGTAGCCGAGCAGGTAGGGCAGGGCGTCGGCCAGTTCGGCGGGGGTGCGGAGGATGACCTGGGTGTCGTGCGCGGACGGCAGGTCGAGCGGCTCGCGGCGGACGATGCCGTGAGGGTCGCCCCCGGTGACGCGCGGGGCCGTGCCGCCTCCGGCCGAGCCCTCACCGGCGTCATGCTCCGTGCCGCGTCCGGCCACGTCGTCGTTTTCGAAGGGCCCGGTCGTTTCGCTGTGATTCGTCATGCGCAGACGATCTCGCGGATCGCGACATTCCGGTTGCCCTGTGGATAACTCGAATCAGGGACACGTCAACGCCCTCCCGGGTTGTCCACAGGCCCGTCCGCTTGTCAGTCCTGTCGTGTTGTATGGAACGCATGGAGCACACGAACAACGCGGACCTCAGGGCGCGGGCCGACGCCGTCCTCTCCCGTCTCGTCGGGGATGTCACGGGCGCCGCCCGGCTGCGGGAGGACCAGTGGCGGGCGATCGAGGCACTCGTCGCCGATCGCCGCCGGGCCCTGGTCGTCCAGCGCACCGGATGGGGGAAATCCGCGGTCTATTTCGTGGCGACGGCCCTGCTGCGAGCCAGAGGCGGCGGGCCCACGGTGATCGTCTCACCGCTGCTCGCGCTCATGCGCAACCAGGTGGAAGCCGCGGCCCGGGCGGGCATCCGCGCCCGGACCATCAACTCGTCGAACACCGAGCAGTGGGAGGACGTGCAGGCCGAGATCGCCGCCGGTGAGGTGGACGTGCTGCTCGTCAGCCCTGAGCGGCTGAACAACCCCGACTTCCGCGATCAGGTCCTGCCCAAGCTCTCGGCGGCGACCGGCCTGCTGGTAGTGGACGAGGCGCACTGCATCTCCGACTGGGGACACGACTTCCGTCCCGACTACCGGCGGCTGCGCACCATGCTCGCCGACCTCCCGCCCGGCGTGCCCGTACTGGCCACCACCGCCACGGCCAACGCCCGCGTCACCGCCGACGTCGCCGAGCAGCTCGGCACGGGCGGCACCTCGGACGCCCTGGTGCTGCGCGGCCCGCTGGACCGGGAGAGTCTCAGCCTCGGAGTGCTGCGGTTGCCGGACGCCGCTCACCGGATGGCCTGGCTCGCGGACCACCTCGGCGAGCTGCCGGGGTCCGGGATCATCTACACGCTCACCGTGGCCGCCGCCGAGGAGGTCACCGCGTTCCTGCGGCAGCGCGGGCATGTCGTCGCGGCGTACACGGGCAAGACGGAGAACGCCGAGCGACAGCAGGCCGAGGACGATCTGCTGGCCAACCGGGTCAAGGCGCTGGTCGCCACGTCGGCGCTCGGCATGGGCTTCGACAAGCCCGACCTCGGATTCGTGCTGCACCTCGGGTCGCCGTCCTCCCCCATCGCCTACTACCAGCAGGTGGGCCGCGCTGGACGTGGTGTCGAGCATGCGGAGGTGCTCCTGCTGCCGGGCAAGGAGGACGAGGCGATCTGGACGTACTTCGCCTCGCTCGCCTTCCCCTCCGAGGACCTCGTCCGCCGCACCCTGGACGTCCTGGCCCGCGCCGGCGGTCCGCTGTCGCTGCCGGCCCTGGAACCGCTGGTGGAGCTGCGCCGTTCGCGGCTGGAGACGATGCTGAAGGTCCTCGACGTGGACGGGGCGGTCAGACGCGTCAAGGGCGGCTGGATCGCGACCGGGCAGCCCTGGACCTACGACGCGGACCGGTATGCGTGGGTGGCGCGGCAGCGCAAGGCCGAGCAGGAGGCGATGCGCGCGTACGCCTCCACCACCGAGTGCCGGATGGAGTATTTGCAGCGGCAGCTCGACGACGAGGGCGCCAAGCCGTGCGGCCGCTGTGACAACTGCGCCGGACCGCGCTTCACCGCCGACACCACCGGTGCGGCTCTGGACGCGGCACGCGTCGACCTGGGCCGTGCGGGGGTCGAGGTCGAGGCCCGCCGTATGTGGCCGACCGGACTGCCGGCGATCGGCATCGAGCTCAAGGGACGCATCCCTGTGAGCGAACAGGCCTCTCCCGGAAGGGCGTTGGGCCGCCTGTCGGACATCGGCTGGGGCAATCGGCTACGACCGCTGTTCGCATCCGTGCCACCGGACGCGCCGGTGCCGGAGGACGTCGCGCGAGCCGTGGTGGACGTGCTGGCCGACTGGGCGAGGGGCCCCGGCGGCTGGGCCTCCGGCTCGGCCGACGCACCCGCCCGGCCCGCGGGTGTGGTCACCCTCGCCTCACGCACCAGGCCGCTGCTGATCCAGTCGCTCGGCGCGCGCATCGCCGAGATCGGCCGGCTGCCGCTGCTGGGGTCCGTGGAGTACGCCGGTGACGCTCACCGGGTGCCCCGCAGTAACAGCGCCCAGCGGCTCAGGGGGCTGGACGGGGCGTTGACGGTACCGGCCGCGCTCGCCTCCGCCCTCGCCGGAGCACCCGGACCGGTCCTGCTGGTCGACGACTTCACGGAGACCGGCTGGACCCTCGCCGTCGCGGCGCGGCTGCTCAGAAAGGCCGGGGCACAAGGCGTGTTGCCGCTGGTGCTGGCCGTCCAGGGATGACACGGCCGCACCGGACGCCGGGGGTGACACCGCGCCGCGGGGACGTACCGGAGTCCGGTGTTCCGCGCGTCGCCGACGGCACCGGTGGGTAGGGATATAAGCCTCGCACCGTCAGATAACCCCCGGTGGCCCCAATTGCTCGTTGCCGCATCCCAGTTCGCCAGGAAGAATTGAAGTCCGCACCCCGCGCGACTCGCCCATCATCCGATAGGGCTTTGCTGCGGTGCGCGCTCCCCCGAATCCGACCTCGCCCGCAGTGTGGGCGCGTAGCCGAAGGGAGGAACGTGACCTTCGGATTCGCCTCGTCCTCGGCCGCACCGCTGACGTCCGCGTCCGGCGCGTCCGCCAGTCGCCTGCTGGAGCCCGCGGAGTGGGCTGCCGCGGGAATTCCCTTGCTGCGCAACCCTCGTGAAGTGGTGAGCGGGCTGCACGCCCGGCACCACCCCGGGCCGTCCACCGCGATCGTGGCCGTGCTCGATCCGGAGGAGCGGCTTCGCGCGAGCGCGTCGTTCACCCGCCGTCAGGCCTCGGCCGACGGCTGGATGTTCCGCAACGCGCTCCTGGCCCAACTGCGCCGGGTCATCCCCCACGACCTGCGTCGCCGCACCCCCGTGCGCACGGCGGTCCTGCTCTACTGCCGCGAGGGCGACGCGCGGTGGACGGAGGAGGACGGCGCGTGGATGTGGGGGCTGCGCGATGCCTGCACGCTGCACGGACTGCGCTGCGGGGCGTACATCACGCTGACCCAGGACGGCTGGCAGGTACTCGGCGAGGGCCGCGGAGGGCGCCGCCCTCACGCTCACTCGGAAGCGGAGTCCGTCGCCCTGTCTGAGGCTCCGCCCCTGACGCCGCGCACCGGCGGTCCGATGTCCGAGGTTCTGCGCCGCGCAGCGGCCCGCTGAAGCGGCCGGCCCACGGGCCGTTTCCACCCCGGCCCGGCGCTCCAGCGTGCCACCAGGACACCAGGCGGCCACACACTCCGGGACGCTCGACCACACCCGAGGTGACAGCCCCGCGCCCCCGGCTCCCTCGCGGGACGACCACGGAGGCGGCGTTCCCGGCGGCCGCTCCAGGGAGCGGCCGCCGCGGGCCGTCGGGGCATGCCGGACACCCCACCGTGCGGCCACCCGCGAAGGCGGCACCGGGACCACTGTCCTGAGTGTCGGACGTGGCTCAGACGCCGGCGCCCAGCACCGCGTTGATCTGCTGCGGGTCGCCGCAGACGATCAGCAGCGCACCGGCCCGGGAGAGGGCCAGCGGAAGCGCGGCGGCGGCAGCGGAGTCCGGGCCGCCGTTGACGGCCACGACGACCACGGGGCGGGACGCGGCACGGGAGGCGGCGGTGGCGTCGGCGTAGAAGACGTCGTCACCGGCGTCGTGCTGCGCCCAGTAGGCGGCCTCGCCGAAGGACAGTTCGTGCTCGGCCCACGGGTGTTGGGCACCGGTGGTGACCACCAGCACCTCACCGGGGGCACGGCCCGACTCCAGGAGCAGGTCCAGCGCCTCCTCGGCGGCGTCGAGCGCGCCCTCGGCCGAAGCGGGGATCAGCTGGATCTGCGGGGTCGCCGAAGCGGCGGGAGCGGCCGGGGCCGACGGGCCGGGCTTGGCCGGGGCCGCGTCACGCGGCGTGCGCTGCACCGGCGGCGCGGGCCTCGGCGGGCCGGGACGACCGGGGCGCGGCGGCGCCGCGGGGCGGGGGCCGGGTACGGGACGGGGGGTCGGCGCGGTACGGCCGTTGGCCGGAGTGACGCGGGGACCCTGGGCACTCTCGTGAATCTGAGGCTCCTCGGGAAGGAGAGGCATGAGCTGATTTTTATCAAACGTTGGCGCGGTGCGGATGACCGGGTGGCACATCAGTGCGAGCGGAACCGTCAGAAATCGAAGCCGAGCTGACCCTCGATCTCCGGAATGGATCCGTCCGCCCAGCTGCGGACCTTCTTGAGGTGCCGCCACTGGGGCAACGCATCAAGATACGCCCACGACAAGCGGTGGTACGGGGTGGGTCCCCGTTCCTCCAACGCGGCTTTGTGCACGGGGGACGGATACCCGGCGTTGTCCGCGAAACCGAAGTCTGCATGGTCGGCACCCAGTTCGGCCATCACTTTGTCGCGCTGGACCTTGGCGATCACCGACGCCGCCGCG
Coding sequences within it:
- a CDS encoding DUF4192 domain-containing protein, coding for MTNHSETTGPFENDDVAGRGTEHDAGEGSAGGGTAPRVTGGDPHGIVRREPLDLPSAHDTQVILRTPAELADALPYLLGYRPEDSIVLVALHDRDRKGRFGGRARLGIPASPDDWEAAARQLARGLVTGAERRGTRPEQMVAYVCQEPGPGETGRDVMRRLRPLAQLLRTECGDLDVPVIEALCLSDGRFWSYCCAVGGCCPGEGSPMGLPGTSVLAAAATYAGIQVRGTLRELRARLSPWESAAAAGRQEIALDTAGTGIVPRILDDTSRAAVADETLDLAERIIRRLAGAPPVSGTHPADLRDDELLTHEEAAVLILGLQDRTTRDQAAAWMEGDEAGPALRLWRALARRCVGPYGEHAAAPLTLAGWVAWSTGDELEAREALAMALGADPDYLFARLLHQACNEGLDPESIRRCLRTQRAAAAAPLAQAQRSEEAGSRGVAVPADTPDAADRGLPVESLNRPGAPRNGKSADGAAVPGRPWGPAVLVPGDDDHDEPGPVPGPRRRRRVRSSDHADSAPRPARAEAGRRRRPTGTRPRPSVAGRSRAGTTGPDGTRTRTVDGRTSADPRSTAAGNVPCADDSPDREGDE
- a CDS encoding RecQ family ATP-dependent DNA helicase, whose amino-acid sequence is MEHTNNADLRARADAVLSRLVGDVTGAARLREDQWRAIEALVADRRRALVVQRTGWGKSAVYFVATALLRARGGGPTVIVSPLLALMRNQVEAAARAGIRARTINSSNTEQWEDVQAEIAAGEVDVLLVSPERLNNPDFRDQVLPKLSAATGLLVVDEAHCISDWGHDFRPDYRRLRTMLADLPPGVPVLATTATANARVTADVAEQLGTGGTSDALVLRGPLDRESLSLGVLRLPDAAHRMAWLADHLGELPGSGIIYTLTVAAAEEVTAFLRQRGHVVAAYTGKTENAERQQAEDDLLANRVKALVATSALGMGFDKPDLGFVLHLGSPSSPIAYYQQVGRAGRGVEHAEVLLLPGKEDEAIWTYFASLAFPSEDLVRRTLDVLARAGGPLSLPALEPLVELRRSRLETMLKVLDVDGAVRRVKGGWIATGQPWTYDADRYAWVARQRKAEQEAMRAYASTTECRMEYLQRQLDDEGAKPCGRCDNCAGPRFTADTTGAALDAARVDLGRAGVEVEARRMWPTGLPAIGIELKGRIPVSEQASPGRALGRLSDIGWGNRLRPLFASVPPDAPVPEDVARAVVDVLADWARGPGGWASGSADAPARPAGVVTLASRTRPLLIQSLGARIAEIGRLPLLGSVEYAGDAHRVPRSNSAQRLRGLDGALTVPAALASALAGAPGPVLLVDDFTETGWTLAVAARLLRKAGAQGVLPLVLAVQG